The Chitinispirillales bacterium ANBcel5 genome includes the window CCAACGGGCAACTAAAACTCACTGATGTCATCCTCCGGAATGGTTCTTCCGAATATTTATCTTCAGATGGTATTGTAACCGACCGGCACGGAAATCCGTATACGGATGACAGTGAAGTTATCAGTGTTGGTAATAATATTTTTGGCGATTAGTTTTTTGGGGTGGGTGAAATACCACCCCTGTTTTTTGGGGATTAGCAGGTTTGGTTAGTTTAAGCTCGGTAGTGTGGTATTTACCTATTTTTACTATTCTTTGCGCTTTAACTTTAGTTTCAGATTAACCTTTCTTAGTGATAGCACCACAAGTGAAAGGCCGGATAACAGAGACATTAGCACCAAAGAAAGTGCAATGCCGATCTCTTTAATTATTTTAGCGGGCCTGTTGTGGGGATCGTACATTACATTCCTTTCTGGCAGTGTTTCGTTGTTTATAAACACAGCAAATAGTATTCCGTATTGATTACAATTACCGTACTAATACCCGTGCAGTCGCTTCCCTGTAAAGCTAACTATCAGCGAAGCCAGGGTAGAGGTGATAAATATCACAATAATTATGGCATCAAGGATTGTTTCAGTAATGATACCGGCCCTGTAAGCAGCCACAGCGATTGCCAATGTTGCAGCAGCCTGGGGCAGGGTAAGTGTACCTTTTAAAAGTTGCTAAAACTGATAGGAACCCAAAAGTAACGCATCAATTGTCCCCGTTTCTGAAATCAGCTCAACGGTTCCCGATTTATTGTCCTTATCATTTGGGTTGGTGAATATGCCAAGGTCGCTTAGCTCCGCGAGTACTTCTGTGTTGTAGTTTATATTCAGTACACCATTTGAATTGAAATCGGCATTTCCATGGTGATGAACCGCGCCTTCCACTACCCCTTCACCATTATTTCCAAAATCGTAGGTTATATTACCCCCGGGCTCTACATACGTCATCCCCCTGAACACCCCATCAGTACCAAACTGGTTGATATTTCCCGTACTGCTTACATAGAAGAGGGTGTTTGATTGGTGCCCACTGGTGTAAAGACGATTATGGTTTATATTAAACGTGCCATCCACAATAAAGATTACTCTACCGTAAAAGTAGTTGTCCTGGGGGGCGTTGTTTATACCAGCATGAGTCCCTTCAGGGATTCTTATCACCAAAAACTGATCTCTCCACAAGGGCCAGTTCTCGAATGCGGACTGAACATTGGGCCCCGTTACATCCCACTGAAAACCGAGTATACTTACATTATTGATATACTTTTCAGGTATTTTTTTTATGTCTATAACCGGCTCCCTATCAGGTTCATTTACCATGCCTACCCTGGCAGCAATGTCTGAAATATGCTGCTCTTGAATAGACACATACTCATTAAATTGGGATCTGTTGGCAGTATAGTTAGGTCCCCAGTAACTGACAGATCCCCGGTAAAACAAATTTATTTCACCATTGAAATCAGTTACTCCATCCCCGATATAAACATCATCATATATATTGTGAGTATTATTTACAGCAGAAATCGGTTGTTGAAAAGCAGTAGCTCCTCGAAAATTATTAGCTTCATTTTGCATGTATATTCTTTCACTGTTTATAAAAACGTTACCTGTCACCGTTAATCCTGTCAGTTGATTTACCTCACCATCCGGACTAGCATTTACCCATTTAAGGTTGCCCTCTATTGTTGATCCCGGTTTATTCAATGTAGCACTACTGCCAAAAAAAACATCTCCCCGCACAGTAAAGGAACGGTTAAAATTTCTTGCAGGGCCACTTAGATACAGAGCATTTTTAACCTGGTTAGTAACAACCCGTATTCCTTCAAGCTGATAAAAAGCAGCCGTTGTACGTGGTGAACCGGAGCTCCCTTTTCCGGATCCTTTTATTTTCGCAATCAATTCAGAGGTACTAAAAGCAGCTATTTGCGAAATGATCGTTTGATTTTTACCGATTCTTTCTTCTAACAGGGTAGTCACATTTGTTTCTTCGATAAATTCATTGAGTACTGTTACCGAAGTGTTGGGCTTAATTGAAAGGAAAGATTCTGTGGCACGCAAAGCGTTATTACTTGATATCTTTGCCACCTGCATTGATGAAAAAACTCTCGAATCCCTACTATCACTGCTCATCATACTAGTCATAAAAGTAGTCACAATGCCAATGAATACAAGTGAAGCCAACACTCCTACAATTGTAGAACCATGGGAATTCTTTAGAAATTTTCCACTGATGCCCATAACAGCCTCTTTATTACAGTTCAAAAATCAGACCATTATTAATTACCGGAATCGTAATCTCATAATGCTCTCGTATAATATTATCGTAAAAACTTATAGAAAAATCGCCCATATCGTAGGTGGTCTTTTTTACCGAACTGGCCAGGCCTTTTTCACTATTAAGCAAAATGATCACTTTGATGTATTTCACAAGCTCCTTTTGGGTTACATCCGTTCCATCCACATCCCAGTCGCTCATATCAGTTGAAAAATGAAATCGCAGGCTTTCAACGTTTGAGGCTATACTGTGTCTTGAGTTTCCTGAAGCTGTTCCCCTGACCTCTCTGATCAGTTTATAATTTTCAACATAGTAGGAGATGGTGTCGATCCCTAACCAGGTACCTCCTTCATCTATCCGTCCCATAACCACAGACAGACTATCAAAGGGATATCCTCTTGCAAAAGTGAATGATGAAAGGTCAAGGGAACAGATCTGAACATTTGTGTTAAGCACCAGCTCCATAGAATCGCTATCGGAAAAATGTATCTCTGTTTTGTATCCAGTATTTTTAATATCATCGTAAAGAACCTGCTTTATCTCATTACCGGTTACCCGCAGTGAAGAAACCGTTGTATCTCTTGCCATAAAAAATGATGATCGGTTTACCAGCATAATTACCGGAGCCAGTAGAAACATAGCAAGTGATATGTAAATGATAAGTTCAAGCAGTGTCATCCCTTTTCTGTTCATTTTACTATCCCGGAAAGAGAAACATTATGATCCCGGCCCAACTTATCCCATTTAACCGTAACAAAGGCTTCCTTCATAAAGCTGCCACTGCCGGCCCAGTTCACAGAATAACATGCAGTAAAAGAAACAGCTCCCCTCTCCACTGCTCCAAGACAGGTATCAGCTCCAGCTTCAACAGGATTTGTGAGCGATTGATTATACAGGCTTTCCAAAACGTCAGAGGCAAGCGAATAGGCTATATTCACTTCCCGTATAACTTCTTTGTGTCCTGTTATGCGGGGAAAAACAGAAGCGATAGATATCAGAGCCACAGAAACAAGCAACAGGCTAATTATAATTTCTACAATTGAAAACCCACCATTTTTTGACGTTTTTTCCATCCCACTTCTCCGAAAAGGAATTGTGAAGAGCTTGTGAGTTTAAACGTTTAACTTCCTATATTAACTATACTCCTTATAGTAAGGATTTTCAAGAAGATTTATACTTTTAGTATGTACCCCTACCCCCTTTACATCACAGCTTATCGTCTTTTGTTTCGGTATGTTTAATTAACACTACAGGTTACACAGAACATGGTTTTGCACCGGGTGTATGGTTTTGTACAAAATAAAGAGGTTAAATGCAAGATCCTTACTGTTAAACACCAGTGCAACCACTATAAATACCAAAACCCACACCTATAAATCATCAATAAAAAACGTTCAGCTCAAGCAACACAGAGTGTCTTTAGCAGTTGCTAAAACTGATAGGAACCCAAAAGCAACGCATCAATTGTCCCTGTTTCTGAAATCAGCTCAACGGTTCCCGATTTATTGTCCTGATCATTTGGGTTGGTGAATATGCCAAGGTCGCTTAGCTCTGCGAGTACTTCTGTGTTGTAGTTTATATTCAACTTCCCGTTTGCATTGAATTCTGCATTGCCATGGTGATGAATCGCTCCCTCCACTACTCCTTCACCTGTAGTTCCAAAATCGTAGGTTATATCACCTCCGGGCTCTACGTAGGTCATCCCCCTAAACACCCCTTTCGAGCCAAATTGATTGATGCTTCCCGTGCTGCTTACGTAAAAGAGGGTGTTTGATTGGGGCCCACTGGTATAAAGCTTCTGTTCATTTACATTAAACGTGCCATCCACGATAAAGATTACTCTGCCGTAGAAGTAGTTGTCCTGTGGGACATTATTTATGCCAGCATTAGTATTTTCAGGAATTCGCAAGATTAAAAATTTATTTTTCCACAGCTCTCTGGTCTCATAGGCAGCCTGAACATTGGGCCCCGTTACTTCCCACTGCAAACCGATGGGACTGACATTGTGAATATAATTTCCATCTATTTTACCAATGTCTATGACCGGCTCCTGATCAGGCTCATTTACCATACCAACCTGTGCAGCGATATCTTCAATTTCACCAGGAATAATGGATATATAATCATTAAAGCGGTCACTGCTATAATTTGGCCCCCTGTACCACACTGATCCCCTGAAAAACATATCAACTTGACCATTAAAATGTGTTACACCATCTCCAATGTACACATTGCCAAATATATTATGAACATTGTCAAAAACCTCGATACGTCTCTCAAAACCAGTTGCTCCACGGAAATTATTGGCGTCACCCTGAATATTAAGGTCAGCAGTATTTATAAAGGTATTACCTTCAACGGTTAATCCTGATAATCTGTTTGGGTTACCATCCGGGGAGGTATTCACCCATTTAAAATTACCTTCTATTCTTGACCCCGCTTTATTCAAAGAAGCGCTGCTTCCCAAAAAAACATCTCCCCTTACCGTAAAAGGTTCATTAAAATTCCTTGCTGGACCATTCAGATACAGTGCGTTTTGAATCTGGTTATTAACAACCCGTATTCCGTCAAGCTGGTAAAGGGCTACTGTTTTACGCTGTGATCCTGTTCTTCCCCTGCCTGAGCCATCAACCTTAGCAACCAAATCAGATGTATTAAATGCAGCTATATGCGAAATAATCGACTGGTTTTTACCAATAGTCTCTTGTAGTAAGGAAATACTATTTGGTTCTTCGATATATTCGTTAAGCAACTCTACAGAAGAATTGGGCATAATTGAGAAAAAAGATTCTGTGGCACGAAGAGCGTTATTACTTGATACCTTCGCCACCTGCATCGATGAGAATGCTCTTGAGTCCCTACTATCACTGCTCATCGTACTGGTCATTAAAGTAGTAACCACGCCTATAAATACAAGTGCGGCTAACACTCCTACAATGGTAGAGCCATGGGAATTCTTTAGACAATCTCCACTGATGCCCATAACAGCCTCTTTTTTACAGTTCAAAGATCAGACCATTATTAATTACCGGAATCGTAATCTCATAATGCTCTCGTATAATATTATCGTTAAAACTTATAGAAAAATCGCCCATATCGTAGGTGGTCTTTTTTACCGAACTGGCCAGGCCTTTTTCACTATTAAGCAAAATGATCACTTTGATGTATTTTACAAGCTCCTTTTGGGTTACATCCGTTCCATCGATATCCCAGTCGTTCATATCAGTTGAGAAGTGAAATCTCAGGCTTTCAAGATTTGAAGCTATTTTGTGTTTGGAATTCCCTGAAGCGGTGCCTCGGACCTCTCTTGTCAGCACGTAATTTTTAACATAGTAGCAAATGGTATCGATTCCTAACCATGTACCATTTTCATCTATTCGTCCCATAACCACAGATAAACTATCAAAGGGATATCCTCTTGCAAAAGTGAATGATGAAAGGTCAAGAGAACAGATCTGAACTTCTGTGTTAAGCATAAGCTCCATTGAATCGCTATCAGGAAAAAGCATCTCTGTTTTGTATCCCGTATTTTTAATATCATCGTAAATAACCTGCTTTATCTCATTACCGGTTACACGCAGTAAAGAAACCGTTGTATCTCTTGCCATAAAAAAGGATGATCGATTAACCAGCATCATTACGGGAGCCAGTAAAAACATAGCAAGTGCTATATAAATTATAAGTTCAAGCAGCGTCATACCTTTTCTGTTCATTTTACTACCCCGGAAAGAGAGACCTGATGATCCCGGCCCAACTTATCCCATTTAACCGTAACAAATGCTTCCTTCATGAAGCTGCCACTGCCGGCCCAGTTTACAGAATAACATGCAGTAAAAGATACAGCCCCCTTCTCCACTGCTCCAAGACAGGTATCTAACCCCGCTTCAATGGGAGTTGTGAGCGATTGATTATAGAGGCTCTCCAAAACATCAGTGGCCAGCGAATAGGCGATATCCACTTCCCTGATAGCTTCTTTATGCCCCGTTATACGGGGAAAAACAGAAGCGATAGATATAAGAGCCACCGAAACAAGCAACAGGCTTATAATAATCTCAACAACCGAAAAACCGGCAGTTTTTAGAGCGTTTTGCATCTTATGCTCCCGAAAAAGAGGTGTTCCCAATAACTGCCCTACTCAACAACTTAAACGTTTAACCACCTACTTTAACTATACTATAGTATTCATTGCTTTTTCAAGGAGATTAATAAGCTGAAAAAGGTTCCGGTGCTCTATACAATTGGGATTTAAATTTTATTTAGGGTAAGTTTGGCTAAAACACGTTCTTAGGACTATTTTAAGGCTTTGACCTCTTTGTCAGATAAAAGAATGGTGAAGGTAAGCAGAACTATAGCACACAAGTGATGTGCAAAAAAGGGGTAAGTACGGGGAAGCCAAAGCTTCCCCGTATCTTTAAACTATTTTACTTCTTCAAAATCTGCATCTTCTGGCCCTTCGCCTTTATCCTTTTTAGGTGGCTCTTCACCTGCACCCTCCGGAGCAGCACCTGGCTGTGGTCCGGCAGCACCAGCAGCACCTTCACCGCCTGCGGCTCCACCAGCTTTATACAAAGCCTCCGCCATAGCATGTGATGCCTTGGTAAGCGAATCGATACTGCTCTTTATCGCCTCTACATCATCACCCTTGGATTTCTCCTTTAAATCCTCAAGTGAGGACTGAATTTTACCCTTGTCCTCATCAGATATCTTTCCGTCCAGTTCACCAAGGGTTTTTTCTGTCTGATAAATCAGCTGGTCTGCCTGATTTTTTACATCTATTTTTTCCCGCTCAGCCTTATCCTTCTCAGCATTGGCTTCCGCTTCCTTAACCATCTTCTCGATATCACTTTCGGCCAGCCCGCTTGAAGACTCGATTCTTATCTGCTGCTGTTTGCCGGAACCCTGATCCTTTGCACT containing:
- a CDS encoding type II secretion system protein, producing MEKTSKNGGFSIVEIIISLLLVSVALISIASVFPRITGHKEVIREVNIAYSLASDVLESLYNQSLTNPVEAGADTCLGAVERGAVSFTACYSVNWAGSGSFMKEAFVTVKWDKLGRDHNVSLSGIVK
- a CDS encoding prepilin-type N-terminal cleavage/methylation domain-containing protein; this translates as MNRKGMTLLELIIYIALAMFLLAPVMMLVNRSSFFMARDTTVSLLRVTGNEIKQVIYDDIKNTGYKTEMLFPDSDSMELMLNTEVQICSLDLSSFTFARGYPFDSLSVVMGRIDENGTWLGIDTICYYVKNYVLTREVRGTASGNSKHKIASNLESLRFHFSTDMNDWDIDGTDVTQKELVKYIKVIILLNSEKGLASSVKKTTYDMGDFSISFNDNIIREHYEITIPVINNGLIFEL